Below is a genomic region from Paludicola sp. MB14-C6.
CAATTATTATATTTATCGCTACGTTTCTTGGATGTGTTGGCTTTTCTATTATGTTTAATTTACGAGGGAAAATCAATCTCTTAGCGTCTTTTGGTGGTGTAATTGGATATGCTGTTTTTTTATTGTTTAGTTTCACCCAAAATGATATCATGCAGTATTTTTTAGCAACCATTGCAATAGAAATTTATGCTGAAATTTTAGCAAGAGTATTTAAACAACCGGTAACAATTTTTCTAATTGTAGCCTTACTTCCATTAGTACCCGGCGGTGGAATTTACTATACAATGGAGTATTGCATCAATGGTAATATTGGTATGTTTATCGAAGAAGGTTTACATACATTCTTTATTGCAGGTTCTTTAGTAGGCGGGATTATCGTAGTTTCTTCCGTTGTTCGCTTAATAGATCGGGTTAAACACCATATTCATACAACGGTAAAAGTATAATACAATTTAAAATTTAAATAGCCATATATCACATACTAAAAGCGATTTATGGCTTTTAATATTAGTGTTACTATTATACTCTTATAAGTACATTGGCTTTCAGAGCACGAGACTAATGATATTACTATTTATATAAGAAAA
It encodes:
- a CDS encoding threonine/serine exporter family protein codes for the protein MNTIIIFIATFLGCVGFSIMFNLRGKINLLASFGGVIGYAVFLLFSFTQNDIMQYFLATIAIEIYAEILARVFKQPVTIFLIVALLPLVPGGGIYYTMEYCINGNIGMFIEEGLHTFFIAGSLVGGIIVVSSVVRLIDRVKHHIHTTVKV